Proteins from one Halalkalicoccus sp. NIPERK01 genomic window:
- a CDS encoding DUF4147 domain-containing protein, translating into MTADRPGEADTANGTIRNREDLIDGPEADLRRAALDVIEDAIAAVHPHRLLDREVERPTEGIFTIGGVEYDIANVERVFVVGAGKGSQALVEAVVDLLEGAADVIESLAVEKAGGAEESDRVRVLEAGHPLPTEASVRAADAVFDVATGAEDGDLIFVCITGGASSLLAAPDDVTLSDLRTTTDLLLRSGAPIEEVNAVRKCLSQVKGGRLAERIAPATGVGLIVVDEVAGEPWGPTVVDEVDPAEAVEVLNGLDLLDAVPRDVRQALAKAKTPEIGPVDVVDNVTLATAVDVCEAAVECARTLGYEPLLLSTTIEGESRAVGRVLAGIAREAATHRRPVAPPCALVSGGETTVSVSEPAGLGGPNQETALGFARGIDGLEGVVGAFIGTDGTDGPTDVAGGIVDGETVARAEAHGRPVQEGLKNHDSTVVLDHVGDAIRTGPTHTNLMDLCVILARRL; encoded by the coding sequence GTGACCGCCGACCGACCGGGAGAGGCCGATACCGCGAACGGGACGATCCGAAACCGAGAGGACCTCATCGACGGCCCCGAAGCGGACCTCCGTCGCGCAGCCCTCGACGTGATAGAAGATGCCATCGCCGCCGTCCACCCGCATCGGCTTCTCGATCGGGAGGTGGAGAGACCCACCGAGGGCATCTTCACGATCGGCGGTGTCGAGTACGATATCGCCAATGTCGAGCGTGTGTTCGTCGTCGGCGCAGGCAAGGGCTCGCAAGCGCTGGTCGAGGCGGTCGTCGACCTGCTTGAGGGGGCCGCGGACGTAATCGAATCGCTCGCCGTCGAGAAGGCCGGCGGCGCCGAGGAGAGCGATCGCGTCCGGGTGCTCGAGGCAGGCCACCCCCTGCCCACGGAGGCGAGCGTCCGCGCGGCCGACGCCGTCTTTGACGTCGCCACCGGGGCCGAGGACGGCGACCTCATCTTCGTCTGCATCACCGGCGGCGCCTCTTCGCTCCTGGCCGCGCCGGACGACGTCACCCTCTCAGACCTCCGGACGACGACCGACCTGCTCCTCCGGTCAGGGGCACCAATCGAAGAGGTGAACGCGGTGCGGAAGTGTCTCTCCCAGGTGAAGGGGGGGCGGCTCGCTGAACGGATCGCGCCGGCTACGGGTGTCGGACTGATCGTCGTCGACGAGGTCGCTGGCGAGCCGTGGGGACCGACCGTCGTCGACGAGGTCGACCCGGCCGAGGCTGTCGAGGTGCTCAACGGCCTAGATCTCTTGGACGCGGTCCCCCGCGACGTTCGGCAGGCCCTCGCGAAAGCAAAGACGCCGGAGATCGGACCGGTCGACGTGGTTGATAACGTGACGCTGGCCACCGCGGTGGATGTCTGCGAGGCGGCCGTCGAGTGCGCGCGGACGCTGGGGTACGAGCCGCTTTTACTCTCAACGACGATCGAGGGCGAGAGCCGGGCGGTCGGGCGCGTGCTCGCCGGCATCGCGAGGGAAGCGGCGACGCACAGACGGCCGGTCGCACCCCCTTGCGCGCTCGTCTCGGGGGGCGAGACAACGGTCTCCGTCTCCGAGCCGGCGGGATTGGGCGGCCCGAACCAGGAGACGGCGCTTGGGTTCGCCCGGGGGATCGACGGCCTCGAAGGGGTTGTCGGTGCGTTTATCGGGACCGATGGGACCGACGGTCCGACAGACGTCGCGGGCGGTATTGTCGACGGCGAGACTGTTGCCCGGGCCGAAGCCCATGGCCGCCCCGTCCAAGAGGGGTTGAAGAACCACGACTCGACGGTCGTCCTCGACCACGTCGGGGACGCGATCCGGACAGGGCCGACGCACACGAACCTGATGGATCTTTGCGTGATCCTCGCACGGAGACTTTAA
- a CDS encoding DUF6282 family protein, translating to MTDILADAIDIHVHTAPDLIERNLTDLELARAAVDAGMQGVVVKSHVVPTVGRVDLVNDAVGEEVLHGGIALNGAVGGLNIDAAETALKLGAKVVWLPTAWSANHARQWREAGTSRFVGQRIPGPSEELTVARNGEVTERVAEIIDFVGSYDATLGTGHASAAETEAVVAACADAGVRVIVNHPFFRVVNLSVDEQRRLAEMGAILEYCAYSVRSTEGHTVERVADAVNKIGVESCLLATDLGQRDNPPIEGFREFARGVREAGVSEEDLWTLVAENPARALGLSP from the coding sequence ATGACGGACATTCTCGCAGACGCAATAGACATCCACGTACACACCGCTCCCGACCTCATCGAGCGGAACCTGACGGACCTCGAACTGGCGAGGGCGGCCGTCGATGCGGGCATGCAAGGAGTGGTCGTGAAGAGCCACGTCGTCCCGACCGTCGGCCGTGTCGACCTCGTGAACGACGCGGTCGGTGAGGAGGTACTCCACGGCGGAATCGCGTTGAATGGCGCCGTCGGCGGCCTCAACATCGATGCGGCGGAGACTGCCCTGAAGCTCGGGGCGAAAGTGGTCTGGCTGCCGACCGCGTGGAGCGCGAATCACGCCCGTCAGTGGCGCGAGGCGGGCACGTCCCGCTTCGTCGGTCAGCGGATCCCGGGACCGAGCGAGGAGCTTACTGTCGCGCGCAACGGAGAGGTGACAGAGCGCGTAGCCGAGATCATTGACTTCGTGGGGTCCTACGACGCGACGCTGGGAACTGGCCATGCGAGCGCGGCGGAGACGGAGGCCGTCGTCGCCGCGTGCGCAGACGCGGGCGTCCGTGTCATCGTCAACCACCCGTTTTTCCGCGTCGTCAACCTCTCTGTCGACGAGCAGCGGCGGCTCGCGGAGATGGGTGCGATCCTGGAGTACTGTGCGTACTCCGTACGGAGCACCGAAGGGCACACTGTCGAACGGGTCGCTGACGCGGTCAACAAGATCGGTGTCGAGTCGTGTCTCCTGGCGACGGACCTCGGCCAGCGGGACAATCCCCCGATCGAGGGGTTCCGCGAGTTCGCCCGCGGTGTGCGCGAGGCGGGCGTGTCCGAGGAGGACCTTTGGACCCTCGTCGCGGAGAACCCTGCGCGCGCGCTCGGACTGTCGCCGTGA